In Candidatus Peregrinibacteria bacterium, one DNA window encodes the following:
- a CDS encoding S-layer homology domain-containing protein: MNIIRKIFRSMTMVVLSVLISGFTTPVVPVANAFSDVPYNSYYSEALTWSVNEGVVDSRDLFYPGIPLKRSELAKMTVTAMQVPLDTSNGPSFSDVRQNDWFYSYVETGVNFGVLTGYTDYRGLPSGYFGPANNPTRAEALAAIMRSFGFALNDGECNTVFPDIDYNAWYAPYMESACAYDILRGDLTGHARPADTINRAEFITMLYRAATYFDEGEGSEPIDTNTNTQPTNTTPSNGNSTLMISVAPSTPVPTMIPADAAAVEYTTFALTALGDDVQFNGANLWRTGLGSHNNFSNVWFSVDGFMLGSSRTINSDGYAGMNLGRDYILIPEGQTVLVDIKASMSSTVGANLQNALGFRSASDISSDADTVQGSFPIFGNYMITSSYTAGNITFSNDGSSTANVNVGDSQVTIGQFTLENNSDNREDLVISNMDFEINGSGDFTSLDNAAIYYLGEKVSNTVTPMDDHLRFTFLDGGYLLQDGDSEDFKVKADIVGGDDNDTIRLKIDTDNDITAFLANSSRAFALNVNRVNPSNGDLSTYIIKAGNITFARHSSSPSSTNLPPDTDNVTFLVAQLTVGSEVYVNEMRVYMDTALRTAANGTTVMDSAICADTVTLNNVIKAKIDDIKIWNGSRMAAGGANILASLSAGSFSSPTCTVANAYYTFSDNFQLHAGLNMLSITADLSRFVSAGETFSLSFDNIPSSWFAAEYYQNGDDITSSEINGSATGSIFTIEEGGFVLARQDGYSDGQTIVVGAIDVLLMTFKLEANDTGDVRVTALTVEDGIVDVDGSLITGIGVYDHDTGQMVVRNIQNLGSDDTAQFTGLNIVVPSGGFRLFDVRGTISTAWDPADDIQLFVTNVAAKDLNNNDATVAYPDCQISGCSPNDAIASANFDLSGTAEIVIAFDSRNDNNYDGIKTPTGTCSNYLGCAKKVAELEIHPVNDDVQLRKLVLANDDDSANYASRFGTFFLVDEANGTVIDTGSMSDSGGSADGLVTFSGFGYTLANNGEHSLGVYAAIQNITTLTQTGGVLNLYLPGLSSTYVEFLSNSIGVNIGSSSLTNNATLSSPRIQSYVTRKTKPTITYNLSSKSIGGVQQSKYEVYEFTVAADSSGTVEWQKMTFNVSETAGVMSSNYKLYVKNQSTPLNAAGASVVAGKVVITPDSIQQVPNSGSVTYILKADFLVTNSFESQSVGITLTADRDTSLATGTIASLASADFIWSDRSDLNHNATSADWTDGYLVDSFDIATVNVGYQGTGY; the protein is encoded by the coding sequence ATGAACATTATTCGAAAAATATTTAGGTCTATGACTATGGTAGTACTAAGTGTACTTATCTCGGGATTTACAACTCCGGTTGTGCCCGTTGCTAATGCATTTAGCGATGTACCGTATAATTCTTATTATTCAGAGGCTTTAACTTGGTCTGTGAATGAAGGGGTAGTTGATTCTAGGGATCTTTTTTATCCCGGTATCCCACTAAAAAGGTCAGAACTGGCGAAAATGACCGTAACTGCTATGCAAGTTCCACTCGATACATCAAACGGTCCATCCTTTTCGGATGTACGTCAAAATGACTGGTTTTATTCTTATGTGGAAACAGGTGTGAATTTTGGTGTTTTGACCGGTTATACGGATTATAGAGGTCTTCCCAGTGGGTACTTCGGACCTGCTAACAATCCAACCAGGGCTGAGGCGCTGGCCGCAATTATGCGTTCCTTTGGTTTTGCGTTAAATGACGGTGAATGTAATACGGTTTTCCCTGATATAGATTACAATGCATGGTATGCACCATATATGGAGAGTGCATGTGCCTATGACATATTACGTGGAGATTTAACCGGTCATGCGCGGCCGGCTGACACGATAAATCGTGCTGAATTCATCACTATGTTATATAGAGCTGCAACTTATTTTGATGAAGGCGAAGGAAGCGAGCCAATTGATACTAATACAAATACTCAACCAACTAATACTACACCTTCAAATGGCAATTCAACTTTGATGATTTCGGTTGCGCCATCAACCCCGGTTCCGACTATGATTCCTGCGGATGCCGCAGCAGTTGAGTATACTACTTTTGCACTTACTGCACTTGGTGATGATGTGCAATTCAACGGAGCGAATTTATGGAGAACCGGACTTGGTTCACATAATAATTTCAGTAATGTTTGGTTTTCAGTTGATGGATTTATGCTTGGTTCAAGTCGTACTATAAATTCAGATGGTTACGCCGGTATGAATCTTGGACGTGATTATATTTTAATACCGGAAGGTCAGACAGTGCTTGTAGATATTAAAGCCTCTATGAGTTCGACTGTCGGTGCAAATTTACAAAATGCTCTTGGGTTTAGATCGGCGTCTGATATTTCTTCTGATGCGGATACTGTCCAGGGTAGCTTCCCAATATTCGGTAACTACATGATTACATCTTCGTATACGGCAGGTAATATTACATTTTCAAATGATGGTAGTAGCACCGCAAATGTTAATGTTGGTGATAGTCAAGTAACGATAGGTCAGTTCACACTTGAAAATAACTCTGACAATAGAGAGGATTTGGTGATATCAAATATGGATTTTGAAATTAATGGAAGTGGAGATTTTACTTCTTTGGATAATGCGGCGATTTATTATCTTGGTGAAAAAGTCTCAAACACAGTAACTCCGATGGATGATCATTTGAGATTCACATTCCTTGATGGAGGATATTTATTACAAGATGGTGATAGCGAGGATTTCAAAGTAAAAGCAGACATCGTTGGTGGTGATGATAATGATACTATTCGTTTAAAAATCGATACTGACAACGATATCACGGCTTTCCTTGCAAACTCTTCCAGAGCATTTGCACTAAATGTTAATAGAGTAAATCCTTCAAATGGAGATTTATCTACATACATAATCAAAGCTGGAAATATTACATTTGCGCGTCATTCATCTTCACCGTCCTCGACAAATCTTCCTCCGGATACGGACAATGTAACATTCTTGGTTGCACAATTGACTGTTGGTTCAGAGGTATATGTAAATGAAATGAGAGTGTATATGGATACGGCATTGCGTACAGCTGCAAATGGAACGACAGTTATGGATTCAGCGATTTGTGCTGATACGGTTACTCTTAACAATGTTATAAAAGCAAAAATAGATGATATTAAAATATGGAATGGATCTCGTATGGCTGCCGGTGGTGCAAACATACTTGCATCTTTGAGTGCCGGATCATTCTCAAGTCCTACATGTACAGTTGCAAATGCTTATTATACATTTAGTGATAACTTCCAACTTCATGCCGGATTAAATATGTTATCTATAACTGCAGATTTGAGTAGGTTTGTGAGTGCGGGTGAAACATTCTCACTTTCATTCGACAATATTCCATCTAGCTGGTTTGCAGCTGAGTACTACCAAAATGGTGATGATATAACATCAAGTGAAATCAATGGTTCTGCGACAGGTTCAATCTTTACTATAGAAGAGGGTGGATTTGTGCTCGCTAGACAAGACGGATATTCAGATGGACAAACTATTGTCGTAGGAGCGATTGATGTACTACTTATGACATTCAAACTTGAGGCAAATGATACTGGAGATGTTCGTGTTACAGCTCTTACAGTAGAGGATGGAATAGTTGATGTTGATGGTTCGCTTATAACCGGAATCGGTGTCTATGATCACGATACAGGTCAGATGGTTGTGAGAAATATTCAAAACCTTGGTTCTGACGATACAGCTCAATTTACAGGTCTTAATATAGTTGTACCAAGTGGTGGATTTAGACTGTTCGATGTTCGAGGTACTATATCTACAGCTTGGGATCCGGCGGACGATATACAGTTGTTTGTTACAAATGTTGCAGCCAAAGATTTAAATAATAATGATGCGACCGTAGCTTACCCTGATTGTCAAATATCCGGATGTAGTCCAAATGATGCGATAGCAAGTGCAAACTTTGATCTTAGTGGTACTGCTGAAATCGTAATCGCATTTGATTCGCGAAATGATAACAATTATGACGGTATCAAAACTCCTACCGGTACTTGCAGCAATTACTTGGGTTGTGCGAAGAAAGTTGCAGAACTTGAAATCCACCCGGTAAATGATGATGTACAGTTACGTAAATTGGTACTTGCCAATGATGATGACAGTGCAAATTATGCATCTAGATTTGGAACATTCTTCCTAGTCGATGAAGCGAATGGTACGGTTATAGATACAGGATCTATGAGTGATTCAGGTGGATCTGCGGATGGCCTTGTTACATTCAGTGGATTTGGTTACACACTGGCAAACAATGGAGAGCATAGTCTTGGAGTTTATGCAGCTATACAAAATATAACTACATTAACTCAAACAGGAGGTGTGTTAAATCTTTACTTACCGGGACTTTCGAGCACATATGTAGAATTCTTATCGAACTCTATAGGTGTAAATATCGGATCAAGCTCACTGACAAATAATGCTACATTGAGTAGTCCTCGCATACAATCATACGTAACACGTAAGACTAAACCCACTATTACTTATAACTTGTCCAGTAAATCTATAGGAGGTGTACAACAAAGTAAATATGAGGTATATGAGTTTACAGTTGCGGCTGATAGTAGCGGTACGGTTGAATGGCAAAAAATGACATTCAATGTTAGCGAAACAGCAGGTGTGATGTCTTCAAATTACAAGCTTTACGTGAAGAATCAAAGTACGCCTTTGAATGCGGCGGGAGCCTCTGTAGTTGCTGGAAAAGTGGTAATAACACCTGACTCAATACAACAAGTTCCAAATTCCGGCAGCGTTACTTATATTCTCAAAGCAGACTTCCTTGTAACAAATTCATTTGAATCTCAATCTGTTGGAATAACATTAACTGCAGATCGTGATACGAGTCTTGCGACCGGAACTATTGCAAGCTTGGCTTCGGCAGATTTTATATGGAGTGATAGATCAGATTTAAATCACAACGCTACTTCTGCGGATTGGACTGATGGATACTTGGTAGATTCTTTTGACATTGCAACGGTCAACGTAGGGTATCAAGGTACCGGATACTAA
- a CDS encoding rhodanese-like domain-containing protein, with translation MKEITAKEFENILKEGHENALFLDVRTHGEYKACHINGLKNIPLDELSKHIEELKKYDTIYVSCGTGMRSRKGCVNLKSLGLTNVVNVQGGLEAWKLIGCPVNKGK, from the coding sequence ATGAAAGAAATCACAGCCAAAGAATTTGAGAATATTTTGAAAGAAGGGCATGAGAATGCATTGTTTCTAGATGTGCGAACTCATGGAGAATATAAAGCATGTCACATAAATGGACTCAAAAATATTCCACTGGATGAATTATCGAAACATATAGAAGAACTGAAAAAATATGACACTATATATGTATCATGCGGTACCGGAATGCGAAGCCGGAAAGGTTGTGTGAATTTGAAATCTTTAGGACTTACAAATGTAGTCAATGTACAGGGCGGGCTCGAAGCATGGAAATTAATTGGTTGCCCGGTAAACAAGGGGAAGTAG
- a CDS encoding DUF1573 domain-containing protein, whose product MKKKILLLLVTVAATMLVLAGCADISDRTNPEFGGITNSGMIQMMDTMDYDWGDVNIAGGYATHDFMMKNDSDVDLYLKGAATSCMCTTAEIELPDGTTSPKFGMHNNPMDWVYAVKPGEEFTIHTVFDPMAHGPQAVGPIQRSVVLITSSEPSEIAKENFQEKRGTVTGFSLKGNVLSKEDFESMHEVGGNVMEDGGMMSDEDIEEAMDAMMGDHDDDEYDDLPAYEISVVDLMKSILGKKNIKIVDVREDSEAKDTGVIEGAIHLPVGSISMDAMTKNGLSKDDQIVVYCASGNRSRQAYELLTTLGYTNVKSMHGGLTHWVEDKLPVVKWKALVEDATTEQKKNSNLEGAKITFDRDSEDMGIVSPKAVTKTIFIVKNEGTKTLEIGTISTSCGCTSAEIANKSIEPGKSTEMVVTFDPTVHEEPKDKFKRTVFLETNDPNMPEASVNISVDIDESKM is encoded by the coding sequence ATGAAAAAGAAAATCTTACTACTTCTCGTGACCGTAGCCGCAACTATGTTAGTACTAGCCGGATGTGCTGATATTAGCGATCGTACAAATCCGGAATTCGGAGGCATAACAAATTCCGGAATGATCCAAATGATGGATACTATGGACTATGACTGGGGAGATGTAAATATTGCAGGTGGCTACGCAACACATGATTTTATGATGAAAAATGACAGTGATGTGGATCTTTATCTCAAAGGTGCGGCAACTTCATGTATGTGTACAACTGCCGAGATAGAACTTCCGGATGGCACAACTTCACCAAAATTCGGGATGCACAACAATCCTATGGATTGGGTGTATGCAGTAAAACCAGGAGAGGAATTTACTATCCACACCGTATTTGACCCTATGGCTCATGGACCGCAAGCGGTTGGTCCTATCCAAAGAAGCGTTGTACTTATAACAAGCTCTGAACCGAGTGAGATCGCCAAAGAGAATTTCCAAGAAAAAAGAGGAACTGTTACAGGATTCTCACTCAAAGGTAATGTTCTTTCAAAAGAAGATTTTGAAAGCATGCACGAAGTGGGGGGAAATGTGATGGAGGATGGAGGCATGATGAGTGATGAAGATATTGAAGAAGCTATGGATGCAATGATGGGTGATCACGATGACGATGAATATGATGATTTACCTGCGTATGAAATAAGTGTCGTAGATCTTATGAAATCAATTCTTGGGAAAAAGAATATAAAAATCGTCGATGTACGTGAAGATTCTGAAGCTAAGGACACAGGCGTAATCGAAGGTGCAATTCACCTACCGGTTGGTTCTATATCCATGGATGCGATGACAAAAAATGGGCTCTCAAAAGATGATCAAATCGTCGTGTATTGCGCGAGTGGGAACAGAAGCCGACAAGCTTATGAGCTACTAACTACACTCGGATATACAAATGTAAAAAGTATGCATGGAGGTCTCACGCATTGGGTAGAAGACAAATTACCGGTTGTAAAATGGAAAGCTTTGGTGGAAGACGCAACTACTGAGCAAAAAAAAAATTCTAATTTAGAAGGTGCAAAGATAACTTTTGATCGCGACTCTGAGGACATGGGGATTGTATCTCCAAAAGCAGTCACTAAAACGATATTTATAGTAAAAAACGAAGGGACTAAGACACTTGAAATTGGGACTATATCTACAAGTTGCGGATGCACTAGTGCTGAAATTGCAAACAAAAGTATTGAGCCTGGAAAGAGTACGGAGATGGTTGTTACATTTGATCCGACCGTACACGAAGAGCCAAAGGATAAATTCAAAAGAACTGTTTTCCTAGAAACAAATGACCCAAATATGCCGGAAGCATCTGTGAATATTTCTGTAGATATCGATGAATCTAAAATGTAA